Within the Salvia hispanica cultivar TCC Black 2014 chromosome 4, UniMelb_Shisp_WGS_1.0, whole genome shotgun sequence genome, the region agaCTTCATACAAATGAAACCATTATTATATGTCCCCCGAAATCATATTCTGAATCCGTCACTAGCCTATTAGAAACATCCTAATAATAGAACATTAGCATGGTCAAAATCATTCTTCTATCCTAACGAAATGTGACCGGCTATAACTGAGAGATTATAAGTTTGAATTTCATCGATATCCCTTGACACCATTTGTTTTAACAAAAACtctatatttcaaaatttattatacaaaattgattaatttaattattattatttttttggaaaataggTGGTGGAGGGCATGTGGAGACAGGCCTAACAGGAACGAGAGTAGGAGTGGACACAAGCGGCTCAGAAAAGTTGTGGAAAAGCTTTCAAGCCATTGGAGACATTGCTTTTGCCTATGCCTTTTCAACCATCCTAATTGAAATCCAGGCAAGTTTCTTTTTCATTCCCTATTATTTCAATCCAACTTAATTACGTAACTAAATATTCCATTTCTTCACGCTAATTTTGCTCCTAAATATCAAGATATTTGATTACATTATAGTACCTACCAaacctatatattttcatgtgCTGTCCACAtgtatttgattgatttctaGAGGTTAATAAgacaaaaatattcaacacaTTCGGCTTCATGGTTGAATTTTGTGCGACTCAtgtttctttatcttttttcttttggttgtGAATGGTACATTTGTTAAGGGacattattttgtaaaaataaaatttaatatggaAGAGTTCAAGAATATTATAAAGtgaaacatacaaaataaGTGACACATGTCACCTGTAGCTATCATATGTTTTATATACTTCCAATAATGgcaaatatacaaatttaaagaTATATCCACATTCACGGTCATGTGTTTTtacctaaaataaataaatatgtaccACATACTTTACAGCCTATACAATAGTCTTTAATTTAgatccaattttttaaaatttcttttttttaattggttTTGTAGGTGTTgcaatatgaatattttattcaataatcaTTTGAAATACTAGGTTAATCCTAGAGGCCAATTTTAGGGAGACGAGTCAACAAGGGATAATTTATCTCAATCTTAATTACTCATCACATTTTCAATAATTGTCATTCATTCCATTAAATGAGCTTTATTATGTTTGAACAGGACACACTGAAATCTCCACCCCCAGAAAATGTGGCGATGAAGAAGGCTTCTCTTGTAGGTGTGTCAACCACCACCCTTTTCTACGTCCTCTGCGGCTGCCTCGGCTACGCCGCCTTCGGAAATGACGCTCCCGGTAACTTCCTTACTGGGTTCGGCTTCTACGAGCCCTTCTGGTTGATCGACTTTGCCAACGTGTGCATCGCTGTCCATCTCATCGGAGCCTATCAGGTAGCACAAAAGAAACCATCgtcctttaaaaataacaactatttccattttcgtccatccttcaaaattagtttattttaggaaacatttTTCTAGCTAATTCCCCTTCTTCAACAACTTCCTCGGCCTCATCGGGGCAGCCTCGTTCTACCCGCTGACCGTGTACTTCCCCATAGAGATGCACATTGCGCAGGCCAACATGCCCAAGTACTCCTGCCGATGGGTGTGGCTGAAGATCCTCAGCTGGGCTTGCCTGATTGTGTCCCTCGTCGCGGCAGCCGGATCCGTACGGGGGCTGGCTGCCGACGTCAAGACATACAAGCCTTTCCAGAGTCAAGCTCATGAATAAAAAACATGTAGAATATCAATCAATGAGTTCAACATCCAAACACTACTTATTTACCTACATTTCACCATTTAGTCTCTGTAAAGATCAATCATCAAACATATGAGAGCTATAATAAAGCCTATGATACGAGGATCGGAAATCAATCAAGATATGTATCAACGCGTTGTCTGTTGAATATACAGCGATAAATAGACATGATAAACAAGCATGTACATATAGtacatataataaacaagCATGAGCAGATAGGAAGCTCGGTTCGGATAATTTGCATTGATACAACAACAGAAGTTGGGTT harbors:
- the LOC125222236 gene encoding LOW QUALITY PROTEIN: amino acid permease 6-like (The sequence of the model RefSeq protein was modified relative to this genomic sequence to represent the inferred CDS: inserted 2 bases in 1 codon; substituted 1 base at 1 genomic stop codon); its protein translation is MAKEMEKNSLHIEPSTVALENGEASKDFDDDGCSPRTGTVLTASAHIITAVIGSGVLSLAWAIAQLGWVAGPAVLVAFSLITYLTSTFLADSYRHQGRRNYTYMDVVRSHLGGYKVQLCGVAQYGNLVGVTIGYTITASISMVAVKRSNCFHKEGHEAACSISTYPFMAIFGGIQLVLSQIPNFHELSWLSIVAAVMSFAYSSIGFALSVAKLAGGGGHVETGLTGTRVGVDTSGSEKLWKSFQAIGDIAFAYAFSTILIEIQDTLKSPPPENVAMKKASLVGVSTTTLFYVLCGCLGYAAFGNDAPGNFLTGFGFYEPFWLIDFANVCIAVHLIGAYQVAQKKPSSFKNNNYFHFRPSFKISLFXRKHFSSXFPFFNNFLGLIGAASFYPLTVYFPIEMHIAQANMPKYSCRWVWLKILSWACLIVSLVAAAGSVRGLAADVKTYKPFQSQAHE